The following are from one region of the Cryptococcus deuterogattii R265 chromosome 8, complete sequence genome:
- a CDS encoding nicotinamide mononucleotide permease: MASTPRDEVIIPSDVISDKDMDFKEQVEHVEDKSGGNIPLQNGAVAAEIELLRQMSPEDFAIEERKLLRKIDFTLLPTLFILLILNYLDRNALASARVQGIEKSLGLVGTQFNSAISLLFVGYILGQIPSNMILSKTRPSIYLSVCVMVWAIVSLCTGFVKNYHQLLAVRILLGFTESPYFPGALFLLSTWYTKKELAYRTAFLYTGSLLSGAFSGLIAAGVQNGLDGKLGMESWRWLFILEGAITGFAALISIFVLPDYPATTKWLSTREKAVAVYRMEQDGGSRDEDDQGLIHSLKLAICDYRLYLLATVIITKTTAGAVTQFFPTVIATFGFNKVITLVLLAPPYLVTTGLSLLISRLSDRKPERCFHLALPLTVGMIGYIIAVSTLKTGPRYFSLFLMLGGLFGSYNVALAWISSTFPRPRAKRAAAYAIINSLGNIAQIWSPYLYPSSDAPRYTTAFATNSAMAAVAILFCFVLRFFLKRGNDKMNREDAEAEARGEAVEERVRYVL; this comes from the exons ATGGCTTCTACTCCTCGAGATGAGGTGATCATTCCCTCTGATGTCATTTCCGACAAGGATATGGATTTCAAGGAGCAGGTAGAGCATGTTGAGGATAAAAGTGGGGGGAAcattcctcttcagaaTGGTGCTGTCGCTGCTGAGATTGAGCTACTCCGCCAGATGTCCCCTGAGGACTTCGCCATCGAGGAGAGAAAATTACTCCGCAAG ATTGAtttcacccttcttccaactttATTCATTCTCCTTATCCTCAATTACCTTGACCGAAACGCACTTGCTTCGGCTCGTGTACAAGGCATTGAGAAAAGCCTGGGATTAGTTGGCACACAGTTTAATTCAGCAATCAGTCTGCTGTTTGTTGGCTATATCCTTGGCCAGATCCCCTCAAACATGATCCTTTCAAAGACCCGACCTTCTATTTACCTGTCAGTCTGTGTCATGGTCTG GGCGATTGTTTCATTGTGTACCGGTTTTGTCAAGAATTACCACCAACTCCTTGCCGTTCGTATTTTACTCGGTTTCACTGAAAGCCCATATTTTCCTGGAGCCTTGTTTTTACTTTCGACTTGGTATACTAAGAAGGAGCTCGCCTACCGAACTGCTTTC CTTTACACCGGCTCTTTGTTGTCTGGAGCGTTCTCTGGCTTAATTGCTGCCGGCGTGCAAAATGGGTTGGATGGCAAATTAGGTATGGAGTCATGGCGATGGCTCTTTATCCTCGAG GGAGCTATTACTGGCTTCGCTGCCCTaatctccatctttgttCTTCCTGATTATCCCGCTACAACAAAGTGGTTGAGCACCAGAGAAAAGGCGGTTGCGGTTTATCGAATGGAACAGGATGGCGGAAGtcgagatgaggatgatcaGGGATTAATCCACAGCTTGAAACTTGCAATCTGTGACTATAGG TTATACCTTCTTGCTACCGTCATCATTACCAAGACCACGGCTGGCGCTGTGACTCAGTTTTTCCCCACAGTCATCGCAACCTTTGGCTTTAACAAAGTCATCAC GCTTGTGCTCCTCGCACCCCCATACCTTGTCACCACCGGCCTTTCTCTCTTAATCTCCAGGTTATCTGATCGAAAGCCCGAACGATGCTTCCACCTCGCCCTCCCTCTTACTGTTGGAATGATCGG TTATATCATTGCCGTCTCTACTTTGAAGACTGGTCCTCGGTACTTTTCGCTTTTCCTCATGTTGGGTGGTCTCTTTGGGTCGTATAACGTCGCTCTTGCC TGGATCTCTTCAACAttccctcgtcctcgtGCCAAGCGAGCAGCTGCTTATGCTATCATCAACAGTCTGGG TAACATTGCCCAGATCTGGTCGCCATACCTCTATCCTTCGTCCGACGCTCCTCGATACACC ACTGCGTTCGCGACCAACTCGGCTATGGCTGCTGTCGCCATCCTGTTCTGCTTCGTCCTTCGCTTTTTCTTGAAGCGGGGCAACGATAAGATGAATCGTGAGGATGCCGAGGCCGAGGCTAGGGGTGAGGCGGTTGAGGAAAGGGTCAGGTATGTGTTGTAA